In Gigantopelta aegis isolate Gae_Host chromosome 6, Gae_host_genome, whole genome shotgun sequence, the following are encoded in one genomic region:
- the LOC121375753 gene encoding uncharacterized protein LOC121375753, giving the protein MAIKVVNISSVCQRFVYLVLVCMAACSKPVLMDSDFNSLQNPETEAFYEAWWPLCQQFCGLVIGPMVRLACFTHSLMSRTRTPFLEKPYSAMFLSNRLAYRLRPGIISECCYMQCTIEEYANYCIIQSEKLEHDNVDPYCRIH; this is encoded by the exons ATGGCTATAAAAG ttGTCAACATCTCGAGTGTTTGCCAACGCTTCGTCTATCTGGTTCTTGTATGTATGGCTGCCTGCTCGAAACCTGTGCTAAT GGACAGCGATTTTAACAGTCTGCAAAACCCGGAAACCGAAGCTTTTTATGAAGCATGGTGGCCCCTCTGTCAACAGTTTTGCGGACTAGTTATTGGACCTATGGTGCGCTTGGCCTGCTTCACACACA GTTTAATGTCCCGAACCCGGACGCCCTTTCTTGAGAAGCCTTATTCCGCGATGTTTCTGAGCAACCGTCTGGCCTATAGACTGCGCCCGGGGATTATAAGCGAATGCTGTTATATGCAGTGCACGATAGAGGAATACGCCAACTACTGCATTATACAGAGCGAAAAACTCGAACATGACAACGTTGACCCATATTGTCGCATACACTGA